A part of Halobaculum sp. MBLA0143 genomic DNA contains:
- a CDS encoding biotin/lipoate A/B protein ligase family protein, with translation MVDRAGDTGEPAVRVWLPGQQLAFGRRDTRADGYDRARRAAADHDFPPVERSVGGRAVAYADTTLAFAHAVPTDDSRTGLDDRYETAVTTVVDALSDSGADVTRGEPADAYCPGDYSVRATDGGKLAGIAQRVRKGAALVAGSVTVADRESIRAVLTDVYDALGVAFDPETVGSVAAAGGPADPTPVRRALERALAGESPTLRDVTALEV, from the coding sequence ATGGTCGACCGCGCCGGCGACACCGGCGAGCCGGCGGTCCGAGTGTGGCTCCCCGGCCAGCAGCTGGCGTTCGGCCGACGGGACACCCGTGCCGACGGCTACGACCGCGCCCGTCGGGCGGCCGCGGACCACGACTTCCCACCCGTCGAGCGGTCCGTCGGCGGCCGGGCGGTGGCGTACGCCGACACGACGCTGGCGTTCGCCCACGCCGTCCCCACCGACGACTCCCGCACCGGATTAGACGACCGCTACGAGACGGCGGTGACGACAGTCGTCGACGCCCTCTCGGACTCCGGTGCCGACGTGACCCGCGGTGAGCCCGCCGACGCCTACTGCCCCGGCGACTACTCCGTCCGGGCGACCGACGGCGGGAAGCTGGCCGGGATCGCACAGCGGGTCCGCAAGGGGGCCGCGCTCGTCGCCGGCAGCGTCACGGTCGCCGACAGAGAATCGATCCGGGCAGTGTTGACGGACGTGTACGACGCGCTCGGGGTGGCGTTCGACCCCGAGACGGTCGGCAGCGTCGCCGCCGCCGGCGGCCCGGCCGACCCGACGCCCGTCCGTCGGGCGTTGGAGCGGGCGCTCGCGGGCGAGAGTCCGACGCTGCGTGACGTGACGGCGTTAGAGGTGTGA